The genomic region GAAATATTCAGCTCTGAGATGTCAACTAGAGATTCCTAAAAGCACACATAAAATAGCTCCACTAcaacacaaaacaaataatCCGACCAGAAATGGAAGGACAGACAATCTGTTAGAGTGAATTCCATGTTTCTATGACATTATGATTTAATATTTTCAGCTACCACAAGTGTTGAGAGACGATAGTGGAGGGGAGAAGAAGGATGTTACTTACATGGAGCTCTATCCACAAATGCTTTTGACTTCCACTTTCAATTAAATGTGAATGAATCTGAAGTTCCATGAATGTAGAATGTTTATCTCCTAACACGCAAACTACTTAGCAACAACTTTTTACTGCTAAGATAATCATGGCTAAGCAATATTGGGAGCTAAACTTTGTTTAACAAGTTACTTTTGCttcaaaaattatctagaaCTAACTTTTCACAACAATATGGCTGTAAATAGTATTAAACATCCCAAGAAATATAATACGGATTTGCTTATTGCAAAGATTTTTAACTTTAAAGCCATTCAATATTTTTTCATCTAAAAACGCACaatataagcatgcatgtgccCCAACTCCATTTTGACTTAACCCAACTGCTTATCAATCTatccatttttattatttctagaGATATTCAAAATCTTATTCACTAATCATACTAGAAATTTTCAAAGACAAAAGCCAATTTAACCCTGATTTTTTCTGCTTCATAAAGTCAAAATATCAACTTTATCACTTCATTAACAACAACATATCCAAAAAAGGACCAGCTTATCTGAAATCCTCCACCATTTACATAATTCAATAGGACAGTAACTAAAAATCACTGCATTCAGCTAATACAATTACCACAGATTCTGATAAAAGCGCGTCTACCACGcaaatttttttcccaatttacAGCAATGcattaagaaaaatgaattgCATGGTTGTAATTGTACCTTCTAGGTGAACCATTTGCAGCAAATGTAACTTCAAGGCTCTGAACCTTTCTTTTCTGGCCAAAACATGAGCAATAGAAAGACAAGAATCTCTTGAATGCTTAAAATCATATTCGTTCTTCAACaggaaaaagaaatccaaaGCAGTTTCCGGGTACTTAATTCTCAATTTCTCAAGAATCCCATCAACTTCCGGTGCAGATAAGCCCGAGATTAAGGTATTAAATTCTGGGTCACGGCCAAGACGTTTAGCAAAACCCCTTTTGTCCCCGTAATTAAAGTTAATGAGGCGGGTGAAAATTGCTGAAGAGACGTCGTTTGGCGGGACTTCAAGATGGTTAACAGCGGCCAAGGTGGCGTAGGAGAATATGGGCCTGAAGAAGAAGAGGGAGGTAAGGGAATACTTTGGTGGCTTTTTTGAAAGCTTGAGAATTAAGCGATGCATTAGGGATTGGAATGGAGCATCCtgggaagaggaggaggaggaggagtgaCGGGGGTTTTAGAAGGCAAGAAAGAGGGAGCACTTGGGGGATTTTCATTTGCTAGGGTTTAAGGAAACcgttgttgatttttttttttttaaatttttgctcGGTTCATTTTTCTGCAAATTATTTTGAAGGACCTTTTCATTTACCCCCTCCCATTTACTTATTTGGGAATAGTACCTTAAATATGTTCAATTTTTGCTCATATGGGAGAAAAACATGTCTTTTACCAATCCTAAGTCGTAATGAAATCTAAAATACTTACATGTGTGTGCATATATGTGTACAACAATATGAAATGATTTGATTTGTTCAGTGATtgatatatttatatataaattagtCATGCCATATCAcgttaaaaaaaagtaatttattAGTTTTTCGATTTATAAGATTTGAAAGCACATGTATATGAGTGAAAAAGGTTTGGCGTTGAAGAGTAAGGTCTACATTTGGCATTTATAGATGGTTGTTGAACTTCATATTGAAAATAAACTACCTAGACCTTTTTTATGGGGGTTAATTctactttgtccccccaaactttggacgattacccacttcagtccctaaacttcaaaatgggacacttaagtccctaaacttataaataccttccacttaaggaaaattattaacaaatcctgaatgccgttggtggtcgaaatgtcccattttataagagtttagggatttaagtgtcccattttataagtttagggatttaagtgggaggtatttataagtttagggacttaagtgtcctattttgaagtttagggactgaagtgggtaatcgttCAAAGTTTGGGGGggcaaagtggaattaaccctttttatggtgaaattgacatcttttctttttttgtcaaaagaATTTTGCGTTTGAGAACTTGCTTTGGAATTAAAATTTTGTAAACTTGAATTTCATCTAGCGCTATAGGAGTTGCACAAGAACAAGATTCATGAAGTTTTCGGAAGAAAACATGTCATACCAACCTACAAAACCACACTCCCAAAACTTGTTTGAATACATTAGATTAATGCCATTTCCCAATGATCAAGCTTATAAGAATAATGTGGTTTTATACCAATAGGTATCTATATGTTATTCACATATATATCACACATACAAAATCTCAGTGGGGGCAAAAATACACTAAATTTTTTTATCTgctctttttctagttttttaagcaaaaaaaaaaaaaatttcaccaacaggCACAAATGATACGTATATTctatgaaaaacataaaaagacaaactcaaaattattaatataacaataattttatttcaaaaacaaactaaactatttacaattgtTCACGacgagttttcatattttgataacggTTTACGACTTTTTCATTCTGAACTTCACgaaatatatttttctcaatataagtaactaaacaATCATTCATCCAAGTGTCTCCTATTTTATTTCATAACCGAGTCTTCACTATATTCATAGCTGAAAAAGCCCTTTCTACTGTAACTGTAGCAACATGCAAAATCAAAGCCAACTTTAAGAGCATATAAACCAATGGATACACAATATCTCTCTTAGTCTCCACCAACCTTTGAGCTAGATAAgagatttttcttaaatcgagAAATTCCTTAGCATATTTCAAGTCATTAATATAAGTATCCAATTCAGTGTCAAGTGCAAGAATAGCCAACTTAGAATATCCAATTCAGTGTGGGACGGCAGATGGGATGTGCTTATGAGCAAAGTTTGGTGCGGATAGATTTGTGGCTCTGTTGGGGGAAAATGGGAAACCGGAGGAGCAATAAATgatgaaagaaaggaaaattggGAAGTGGGACAAAGGAAGTAAATGATGGATTAAGAAAGAGTGACCGTCGGTTGTGGGGGGAAAATTGGGGACAAAGGAGGAAAGGGAATTTGGAGAATGGGGACACActtaaaattatattaaaattgtATAAATATTATAAGAATTTAAAGGGGGCCCCCAGCGCCGCCACCTTAAATCTGCCCTGCATACAAAGAACTAACTCTTCCATAGATTATATATTGAGTAAATGGCCAAAAAAGTCATCAAACTATTTAAAATTGCGCCAGTTGCTCGCTTAacattttttttggtcaaaaaggTCACCAATCTCTTTAAAACGGACCTTCCAAACCACTCCAACAACTTCAGCTCCTTTGGTAACTGGATGACTGACTATTGTAGGTTTTTAGCGAAAAGAATATCAAAAAATAATTGGAGTCAAttagattatatatatatttcgtTCCACATGAGTTCAAAATTGTAGGCTTAAGGGATTCATGCATGATGTTAATAGGACGTCAAAAGTTGCAATTTATTTGGTGAACAGTACTTAATTAAGCTCGGATGTATTGTCAGCAACATTTCTTTTTATACGTTGGGCTGGATTTTCAGCAACTAATTAAGGTATGAACATCCTTTTCCCATGAATGAGGAATGGGGAGATACCCTGTTCAGAAGGCCTCAGCTCAGCCGTAAGATGTTGAAGCATAAGGAGTAGAATTGTAGATAAGGTctaatatatgaggaaaagaatggTCGATGGATGCTGTATCTTTATCTATGTTGGCGATCTGTTTGCCTCAAGAGTTTTCTTGAGTGCAAATGAGTAGGCATAAAGAATTATGCGGACCCATTTTTCTTGCAATGAGACAAACGCTTCAACTAAAATTGGGACGTGAATAATTGGGATGTAGTGGCAAGCTTTGAAACTTGAAGGGTTTTAACAATTATGATTAGCAATTGCTGAAATGGTAAACAAGAAAAGTGACTACATATGTAGTAAGTAATTGGCTACCCCACAATTTTTTTCATTGATTGTGATTCTTGATGCTGGTGATTCATCCTACATAGTAATTGGCTACCCCCCAATTCATCCTACATAGCTTGGTTTACAACCACTAATCGGAGTCTGCCTTAATTAACTACATTTTGGATAGTAAGTAATTTTATGAAAGACATTCACTATGTTTCCATAATCAGTACTCCTTTAGACCAAagcttttgtttttcctttttcttttcctttcaacAATTGTTCTTATTATTATACAATGAAAAAGGCATTGATGAAGGTATATATGGAAGGCTAATAGGAGTTAATACATGCTAACACCCCAATAAAACATGAACCTATGTATCCTAATCTATAGTTAAGATAGTGCTATAGCTATAGTTCATCTGTTCTTTTAGACATGATCAGACATGCATATATGATAATCACCTAAAAATATATATTCATACTCCattctccctttcttttttgttctAATCATTGTCTTAGAGAACAAGTTTGCCCATCCAAGGATTAAAACGTAGGAGAGGCCCTCTGGTGTTGACTCACACAAGTAAAAATAATTTAGTACTAGTAAATAGTAATGATCTAATCATCTTCTCGGTCAGTTGTCCAAAATAATTGGATCTATTGCAACAATTATGTTTCTGCAATTAGATTCCTTCCTCCCTTAATCTAATTTAGTTCATCTTGCTGACTCCCTTTATATATCTTCTGAAATCCAGCTTAGAGCTACAACATCGAATCAGTCGATACTTTCACTTGGCATATATCTGCTGAACTATATTACTCTTTATCTCAAAACCTAAAACATGAATATCACTGATCAAGAAACAACATATATTATGCTTATAGGAAGTTCgatcctttcttttttccttggtCAACACAGATATATAGTTTACATCTGCTATTTTCAAATTGTAGTGTCACTTTCAAAGCATAATATTTTACAAATCCGATGTTGTTTTATTGGTTTTGCTTTAGAACTAAGAAGCAAAAGGAGCGCCTTGTAGTGAAACTCACATAGCACCAACCaccttttgttttgtatttaTTTCTTCCGGGTCCTGTTCTCCATATAAACTGCTAAACCATCTTTGAAGTTTCTACCAAATTCAAAGCATACACTTCCTTTcgtttcttcatttcttctctaGCTACCATGTCCAAGCAAAATCCAAAACGGTATTCTCTGGAGAAGATTAACAAAAATATCAGCAGTTCTAAAGAAAATGAGAAGCAGAGAAGTGCTGCTAGTTTTTTATCGAAACACATGAAGAAAGTGTACCCTATAGGGCTGTACAAGACTTGCTCATCTCTTTCACTTTCTTCGTTATCATTATCCTTGTCTCAAAACTCAAATGATTCTTCCCTCGCGGATTCTTCATCTCAGCTGGATCAAAAGATTGCATTGGCACTCCGTCTTATTGAATCGCCTAAAAGAAGAGAGGTCCCAGTTGCCAAAACTTTCCAAAAACCTACTACTGAAGCGGCCTGTACAGAACCTGGGGAAGAAGGGTTTAGGAGGTGCAACTGGATTACGAAAAATAGTGGTAAGGCATTATTTGATGCATTgaaaaatttcaccttttttttttctcatttctcTCAACCAAGCGAAAGCTTACAATTTCTATTCGTGTATTACTAGACAATGAAGGATTGCACTTGCAAATAAGAATGGAAGATAATTTGAAATTGTCAATAAAAGGTCCTGAATTCAATATCTCCTATTtgcaaacaaataaaaaaaagaatggaagaTAATTAAGATTTTTCACACCGTGGAATAGGAAATATTACACTCACGTCACACTGCTTTATATTCGGAGAGACTACCATCTTCAATTGAGGGAACAGATAACTAGGATAAAAATTCTCGAACACAAAACTAAACTTACAAAAATTTGGTGGATCAATTAACAAGAAAAGTCTGGACATCATTTGTCCTTAGTCTGAATATATGCTTTTCATGTGCATATGTACATGTTGGTTCTTCTGCTTGCAATAAAATTAAATTCCAACCCAAAATAATCAACTGCTAAATCAGGTTTAACATAGCTATAGTGATTGATTACTATAACAATATTGGCCGGCTGGAGTAGGACGTGGAATCATTCGTGTGCTCAGTTAACTGAAGACATTGAATTATCAAAAACAATACTATTATACTTgctttcccaaaaaaaaagatttgaatTAATTTGAGTAATGTCACTGGCCAGATTCATGCAGCATATGTTATTGAATAGTATAGTTGTTACAACCACTTCGCTGCTCAAGAAAAGCCGATGTTTATTAGTGTTGATATACTGTTGCTTTCATGTGTTTACCAATATGAATTTCTCTGAACTTAATTAATCATTCACTCCCTAttccaaaattcaccattttatcaatatttttgAAGACAACGTTAACATTTTGGCTTGCTGAAGTAGGTGAGTACCAATAACCCTTTTGACTAAATGAACTTCATGTGCAGATAATATTTACGTACAATTTCATGACGAATGCTGGGGAGTTCCAGTTTATGATGACCAGTAAGTGcagatattctttttttttttgataattgtAAAGGTTGATTGATGCATGCATGGCTGATCATGGGATTCAAGGACTAAAATTATTCTTGTTGAACGAATTCAACAGTCAACTCTTCGAGCTGCTAGCATTATCCGGGATGCTGATGGATTTCAATTGGACGGAAattctaaaaaggaaagaattattCAGGTATAAGTTTTGCTTGCATTTCAAGAGGAGCAATCGATCGATACTCGCGAATATATATACTTTCACTTTGTCAAAATTGATCGTACATTAGAAAATGTAATGCTTATATATACTTTGATTTGAGTGTACACTCATTGGATTATTGTATACGGAAGCTAGAGTAACacgtacaattttttttttttgggtcattaACAACCATTTGGGCCCTTAATTAATTTCCTTTTATCATAACAAAGAGAAATTCAatcaaggttttttttttatttctttcttctttgctttcGTACTGATGAGGAACTGTTTGTACTGGCAGGGAAGTTTTTGCAGGATTTGATGCTAACAATGTGGCCAAAATGGGGGAAAAAGAGATTACGGACATAGTCTCCAACAAAGCACTGATGTTAGCTGAGTGCAGAGTTAGATGCATAGTCGATAATGCCAATTGCATATTGAAAGTAAGTTTTGTACATTGCCAATCGATATGGAATAGAAAAGGGTAATTCAGTTCCAGTCCATAACTGTATATtaattatggattaattttCAATACGCTGACGAATTTGAATGCATGACaattaattttaaatttcatataCGCAGCCTGTATACACTCAATCGATCCTGCAAGCTAGTGTATAGATGGTTAATCCTATATTAATCCGAAAACCAAATTAATTTGCTAATTTCATACTGCTGTTGCAAATGA from Coffea eugenioides isolate CCC68of unplaced genomic scaffold, Ceug_1.0 ScVebR1_2562;HRSCAF=3613, whole genome shotgun sequence harbors:
- the LOC113756924 gene encoding uncharacterized protein LOC113756924 gives rise to the protein MSKQNPKRYSLEKINKNISSSKENEKQRSAASFLSKHMKKVYPIGLYKTCSSLSLSSLSLSLSQNSNDSSLADSSSQLDQKIALALRLIESPKRREVPVAKTFQKPTTEAACTEPGEEGFRRCNWITKNSDNIYVQFHDECWGVPVYDDHQLFELLALSGMLMDFNWTEILKRKELFREVFAGFDANNVAKMGEKEITDIVSNKALMLAECRVRCIVDNANCILKIVKEFGSFSSYMWNYVSYKPIINRYKHPRNVPLRSPKAEAISKDLLKRGFRFVGPVIVHSFMQAAGLTIDHLVDCFRYSECVNLAERPWRHV